The following coding sequences lie in one Treponema sp. OMZ 790 genomic window:
- a CDS encoding HD domain-containing phosphohydrolase, giving the protein MLKKIKTAELKTGVRFSAPVFFDDGHNMFLLRGMPLSENELNTLKRWKIQYLVTAGDPVPEGEVLDDDVEELTEIEELEELDEIQEADPQEEYPINGTKIRRAEIEGISADCILKLTKDPRSMQLHTEYLDIIKSLEKLFDNFKERKHVDNMPVNYHAVQLTELVRKNPPLCVGFILGTELEEDNLARSSVNTAILAIILSEALELPKNRINEITIAALLHDVGMMKIPQKILNKTEALTDIEKQAVAAHTAYGYKTAMSELMYTREIALSIMQHHERWDGKGHPNGLAGKDIDIGARIITVADAFVAMITPKSYRDLMLGYQAMKNLLADNARIFDPEIIKAMIRSVGIYPIGSIVLMNDASLARVVKSSPEAPMRPFIRILIDSTGEVLNEDSEPVDLKKNKNLFIVRAIDPRAYRNK; this is encoded by the coding sequence ATGTTAAAGAAAATTAAAACGGCGGAACTTAAAACCGGAGTTCGTTTTTCGGCTCCCGTCTTTTTTGATGACGGGCACAACATGTTTCTTCTGAGAGGTATGCCGCTGAGCGAAAACGAATTGAACACTTTAAAAAGGTGGAAAATTCAATATCTTGTCACTGCAGGCGATCCGGTTCCTGAAGGAGAAGTTCTGGATGACGATGTAGAAGAACTTACCGAAATAGAAGAGCTTGAAGAATTGGATGAAATACAGGAGGCAGATCCTCAGGAAGAATATCCAATCAACGGAACCAAAATTCGAAGAGCCGAAATTGAAGGAATATCGGCTGACTGTATTTTAAAACTTACAAAAGACCCTCGCTCCATGCAGCTGCATACGGAATATTTGGACATTATAAAAAGCCTTGAAAAACTGTTTGATAACTTTAAAGAAAGAAAACATGTAGACAATATGCCCGTAAACTATCATGCGGTACAGTTGACGGAATTAGTCAGAAAAAATCCTCCGCTTTGTGTAGGTTTTATACTGGGTACGGAATTGGAAGAAGATAATCTTGCACGATCCTCCGTAAACACGGCTATTTTGGCAATAATCTTGAGTGAAGCATTGGAACTCCCCAAAAATAGAATTAACGAAATAACCATTGCTGCCTTATTACATGATGTCGGAATGATGAAAATACCGCAAAAGATATTGAATAAAACTGAAGCATTGACCGACATCGAAAAACAGGCAGTTGCAGCTCATACGGCTTACGGTTATAAAACCGCCATGAGTGAACTCATGTACACAAGGGAAATTGCTTTAAGCATCATGCAGCACCACGAAAGATGGGATGGAAAGGGCCATCCTAACGGCCTTGCAGGAAAAGACATAGATATCGGTGCAAGAATAATAACGGTTGCCGATGCCTTTGTTGCAATGATAACTCCCAAATCCTATCGAGACCTAATGCTGGGTTATCAAGCCATGAAAAACTTACTCGCAGATAATGCCCGAATTTTCGATCCCGAAATAATAAAAGCGATGATTAGAAGCGTAGGTATATACCCCATTGGCTCGATTGTTTTGATGAACGATGCATCCCTTGCACGGGTAGTAAAAAGCTCTCCTGAAGCTCCTATGCGTCCATTTATACGCATACTAATCGATTCGACAGGTGAAGTTTTAAACGAAGATTCCGAACCTGTAGACTTAAAGAAAAATAAAAATCTCTTTATAGTTCGTGCTATAGATCCGAGGGCTTACAGAAACAAATAA
- a CDS encoding YggS family pyridoxal phosphate-dependent enzyme — protein MKDDIKINLEEVHRRMEAACKACGRDPKEVRLLMATKTVTPERILKAFEYGELLIGENKVQELCEKYEDLSSVKHETHFIGHLQTNKIKDVIKYADCIESVDRLDLAEKLSKRLEAEGKSIDILIQVNTSEEESKFGCKPVEALDLTEKIAKLPCLNIKGLMTIGLFSDDMDKVRLCFKLLQKIRKEITEKKIPNVSMDVVSMGMTGDLEVAIEEGSTQIRVGTAIFGKRNYPDSYYWNENAKVEV, from the coding sequence ATGAAAGACGATATTAAAATAAATTTGGAAGAAGTACATAGACGAATGGAAGCCGCTTGTAAGGCTTGCGGACGGGATCCGAAAGAGGTAAGACTTCTTATGGCCACAAAGACAGTTACGCCTGAGCGCATTTTAAAGGCCTTCGAATACGGCGAACTTTTAATCGGCGAAAACAAGGTTCAGGAATTGTGCGAAAAATACGAGGACCTTTCATCGGTAAAGCATGAAACCCACTTTATAGGCCACCTTCAAACCAATAAGATAAAAGACGTTATAAAATATGCCGACTGCATTGAGTCCGTTGACAGGCTTGACTTGGCCGAAAAACTTAGTAAGAGACTTGAAGCTGAAGGAAAAAGCATAGATATTCTTATACAGGTAAACACCTCCGAAGAAGAAAGCAAATTCGGCTGTAAGCCTGTAGAAGCGCTCGATCTTACCGAAAAAATTGCAAAACTTCCCTGCTTAAACATAAAAGGCCTTATGACAATAGGGCTTTTTTCCGATGATATGGATAAGGTAAGGCTTTGTTTTAAACTCCTTCAAAAAATCCGCAAGGAGATTACCGAAAAGAAGATTCCGAATGTTTCCATGGATGTTGTTTCTATGGGCATGACCGGAGATCTCGAAGTTGCCATCGAAGAAGGCTCGACCCAAATCAGGGTTGGTACGGCAATTTTCGGTAAACGAAACTATCCCGATTCCTATTATTGGAACGAAAATGCAAAGGTTGAAGTGTAA
- the lnt gene encoding apolipoprotein N-acyltransferase, whose amino-acid sequence MHFFLFFLGIFISSTLFSLGIPNEFVNFGSAFAGFSGLTLVYYTLLNCGSYKKAALLYGIFVSSVHVMSSFWLAFFEDFAIFTLGASTLAYFFMAMPFGFLLYHGLKKNKNLRPFYFASVWLLWEFAKSTGFLAYPWGTAPMICFNLKPFIQFIDTTGVWGLSFAVPFIAACIGEILQAFAFSADSKTFFKSIKEIKKLIVFTFLMTLIINLYGIKILKTQITPKTYLNTLIVQQNTDPWDNSQFEENMKISQFLTRKAALSSDKKPDLVVWSESSLIFPYNNNMDFYDFVPYDAPFTGFLTETGSPILLGSPYVNGDKHYNAAYLLSPKGDILGIYSKIQLVAFAEYMPFTDNPIIAKFFDKLVGFSSGWNPGTEYTVFDIENSEGKNIKFTAPICFEDAFPAICRDLHNKGSEVLINITNDSWSKTKSAEYQHFVVAHFRAIELRTALVRSTNSGYSAVVDPKGKILADLPLFEEASLCTEVPIYEHTKTFYASYKDWFPLMIFLIFIFNMMSEFRKRC is encoded by the coding sequence ATGCACTTTTTTTTATTTTTTTTGGGTATTTTTATATCCTCAACTCTATTTTCTCTAGGAATCCCGAACGAATTCGTAAATTTCGGCTCTGCGTTCGCAGGTTTTTCGGGATTGACTTTAGTATATTATACGCTTCTTAATTGCGGTTCGTATAAAAAAGCGGCCCTGCTGTATGGAATTTTTGTTTCTTCCGTACATGTAATGTCAAGTTTTTGGCTGGCATTTTTTGAGGACTTTGCAATATTTACGCTTGGGGCAAGCACCCTTGCATATTTTTTTATGGCAATGCCTTTCGGCTTTTTGCTTTATCATGGTCTTAAAAAGAATAAAAATTTAAGACCATTTTATTTTGCCTCGGTTTGGCTCCTATGGGAATTTGCCAAATCCACGGGTTTTTTGGCCTATCCTTGGGGAACAGCTCCCATGATATGCTTTAATCTAAAGCCTTTTATTCAATTTATAGACACGACAGGCGTTTGGGGGCTTTCTTTCGCCGTTCCTTTTATAGCAGCCTGTATAGGCGAAATTTTACAAGCCTTTGCCTTTTCGGCAGACTCAAAAACTTTTTTTAAGAGCATCAAAGAAATAAAAAAACTCATTGTTTTTACCTTTCTTATGACCTTAATCATAAATCTATATGGAATAAAAATTTTAAAGACACAAATAACCCCTAAAACATATTTAAACACCTTGATAGTCCAGCAAAATACCGATCCTTGGGATAATTCGCAGTTTGAAGAAAACATGAAGATCTCCCAATTTTTAACCCGCAAGGCAGCCCTTTCCTCTGATAAAAAACCGGACCTTGTAGTATGGAGCGAATCATCGCTGATATTTCCTTACAATAATAATATGGATTTTTACGATTTTGTTCCGTACGATGCCCCTTTTACAGGCTTTTTAACTGAGACAGGTTCGCCAATTCTCCTCGGTTCTCCTTATGTGAACGGAGATAAGCATTACAATGCAGCCTATCTTTTGTCGCCTAAAGGGGATATCTTAGGAATTTATTCCAAAATACAACTCGTAGCCTTTGCAGAATACATGCCCTTTACCGACAATCCTATCATAGCAAAGTTTTTTGATAAACTTGTAGGTTTTTCTTCGGGCTGGAATCCCGGCACAGAATATACGGTATTCGATATTGAAAATTCCGAAGGCAAAAACATTAAATTTACGGCTCCTATCTGCTTTGAAGATGCATTCCCTGCGATTTGCCGTGATTTACACAATAAAGGAAGCGAAGTTCTGATTAACATAACAAACGACTCGTGGTCTAAAACAAAAAGTGCAGAATATCAGCATTTTGTAGTAGCGCACTTTAGAGCCATAGAGCTTAGAACCGCCTTGGTACGTTCAACCAACTCAGGATACTCTGCAGTTGTAGACCCTAAAGGAAAAATTCTTGCAGACCTTCCATTATTTGAAGAAGCATCTCTTTGCACAGAAGTTCCCATTTATGAACACACAAAAACATTTTATGCCTCTTATAAAGACTGGTTTCCTCTTATGATATTTTTAATATTTATTTTTAACATGATGTCGGAATTTAGGAAAAGATGTTGA
- a CDS encoding sigma 54-interacting transcriptional regulator yields the protein MNKAISVLNKTNPISAEQVLELILEALRELVDYELAVVMGFEDKNVLKVRKAIGPLSSKLLNSFTINLNMRKDIARILDERKAFLFDENIPHVDTYDEIIEMPENHSCLVAPLYMGDRVIGMMTLDHRMCSKFTPEIVRFVSTISKLISVALVQTDASQSLIKKTESLLLERNVLLQSSDIFKDMVGTSRAWTTVLDSIKLVAASDVPVLISGETGTGKEQAARTIHMLSNRAEKPFVPVNCSALVQSLAESEIFGHEKGAFSGAAALRKGRFELADGGTLFLDEVGDLPFDLQPKLLRVLQDGKFERVGGEKPVSVDVRIIAATNVDLAEAVAMSRFREDLLYRLDVFPLRLPPLRERGDDTALLAEHFISDIRKRKGFENTSLSMAAIEKLMAMPWHGNVRELKNVVERAAILSQGGEIPAEHLVPGTRETYVLSEVQKRPVKAADNKEVGDKVLPEEIKTFDEAQIEIIERALSASNGKIYGKDGAAALLDLKPGTLQSKMKKLGIKY from the coding sequence ATGAACAAGGCTATATCAGTTTTAAACAAAACCAATCCCATCTCTGCAGAACAAGTATTGGAGCTTATTCTTGAAGCTCTAAGAGAGCTGGTCGATTATGAGCTTGCCGTTGTGATGGGGTTTGAAGATAAAAATGTTCTAAAGGTAAGAAAGGCTATAGGTCCGCTTTCTTCAAAATTACTGAACAGTTTTACAATCAACCTAAATATGCGGAAAGATATAGCCAGAATTTTAGATGAAAGAAAGGCTTTTTTGTTTGATGAAAATATTCCGCATGTGGATACCTATGACGAAATAATCGAAATGCCCGAAAACCATTCTTGTCTGGTGGCTCCTCTTTATATGGGAGACAGGGTTATAGGAATGATGACCTTGGATCACCGGATGTGCTCAAAATTCACACCCGAAATTGTACGCTTTGTTTCTACAATTTCAAAGCTTATTTCGGTTGCCTTGGTGCAAACGGATGCTTCTCAATCTTTGATTAAAAAGACCGAAAGTCTCTTGCTTGAAAGAAATGTTTTGCTCCAATCCTCGGATATTTTTAAGGATATGGTTGGAACTTCCCGGGCTTGGACTACGGTTTTGGACTCGATAAAGCTGGTTGCGGCCTCGGATGTGCCGGTTTTAATTTCGGGAGAAACGGGAACAGGAAAGGAACAGGCCGCCCGCACCATTCACATGCTTTCCAACAGGGCAGAAAAACCCTTTGTTCCCGTAAACTGCTCGGCCCTTGTGCAAAGTCTTGCCGAAAGCGAAATCTTCGGGCATGAGAAGGGGGCTTTTTCGGGGGCGGCGGCCTTGCGGAAAGGAAGGTTCGAGCTTGCCGACGGCGGTACCCTCTTTTTGGACGAGGTAGGGGACTTGCCCTTCGACCTTCAGCCCAAGCTTTTGCGTGTTCTTCAAGATGGAAAATTTGAGCGCGTCGGCGGGGAAAAGCCTGTTTCTGTGGATGTACGCATAATAGCCGCAACAAATGTCGACTTGGCCGAGGCCGTTGCGATGAGCCGCTTCCGTGAAGACCTCCTTTACAGGCTGGATGTTTTCCCCTTGAGGCTTCCGCCTTTAAGAGAGAGAGGCGACGACACGGCCCTCTTGGCCGAACACTTTATTTCGGATATACGCAAGCGGAAAGGTTTTGAAAACACGAGCCTTTCTATGGCCGCTATCGAAAAGCTTATGGCCATGCCCTGGCACGGAAATGTCCGCGAACTTAAAAATGTTGTAGAAAGAGCTGCTATTCTCTCGCAAGGCGGAGAAATTCCTGCCGAGCACCTGGTACCGGGAACAAGGGAGACCTACGTTTTAAGCGAAGTGCAAAAAAGGCCCGTAAAAGCCGCCGACAATAAAGAGGTTGGAGATAAGGTTTTGCCCGAAGAAATAAAGACCTTTGATGAGGCCCAAATCGAAATTATAGAAAGAGCTCTTTCAGCCTCAAACGGAAAAATTTACGGCAAAGACGGAGCCGCAGCTCTTTTAGATCTAAAACCCGGAACCCTCCAAAGTAAGATGAAAAAGCTCGGCATAAAGTATTAA
- a CDS encoding EscU/YscU/HrcU family type III secretion system export apparatus switch protein, with the protein MIENNKKKVDCAVALSYALHSKAPIITASGKGLTAKKIKETAERNGIRIVEDENLTNILIHQEIGSCIPEYTYKAVAAIFAFLLKKD; encoded by the coding sequence ATGATAGAAAATAATAAAAAAAAAGTTGATTGTGCGGTAGCCCTTAGCTATGCTTTACACTCAAAAGCTCCGATAATTACAGCATCAGGGAAAGGGCTGACGGCAAAAAAAATTAAGGAGACGGCAGAACGCAACGGGATTCGAATTGTGGAAGATGAAAACCTGACAAACATTCTTATTCATCAGGAAATAGGTTCGTGCATCCCGGAATACACTTATAAGGCTGTAGCTGCCATCTTCGCATTTTTGCTGAAAAAGGATTAA
- a CDS encoding DUF4097 domain-containing protein, with product MQRLKCKLFLGLCFFSLFYGSALFSQNIENLTRMQKRVVNIEAAVSEVDVFISSYDGDTIAYRTELKPGTKLSIVEHKKKLRFTEIRPASGKLFIYVPKDFLLESCRVLASHSSIKIEGIKAVHFSVSGNFNSVKVINSRLKNSLISLSNGSLTFNNGIVTAADFCLNTSKAKIEIAEEKEHCNLFVTQQKCEKFIYAGAAYTNRLLALSPPKPKKFISMSASFSDIDLGFSAPLKEPREKFDKYGVSEFGPKLSPNLVDNEANFLPKTSTSLP from the coding sequence ATGCAAAGGTTGAAGTGTAAGCTTTTTTTAGGTTTATGTTTTTTTTCTCTTTTTTACGGCTCCGCCCTTTTTTCTCAAAATATTGAAAATTTAACGAGGATGCAAAAGAGGGTTGTAAATATAGAAGCGGCCGTTTCTGAGGTGGATGTTTTTATAAGCAGCTATGACGGCGACACAATAGCCTATCGAACGGAACTCAAGCCGGGCACAAAACTTTCGATAGTTGAGCATAAAAAAAAGTTGAGGTTTACCGAGATAAGGCCTGCAAGCGGAAAGCTCTTTATCTATGTTCCAAAAGATTTTTTACTCGAATCGTGCAGAGTTTTAGCATCTCATTCTTCCATAAAAATTGAAGGCATAAAGGCCGTCCATTTTTCGGTCTCGGGAAATTTTAATTCGGTGAAAGTAATAAATTCTCGGCTGAAGAACAGTCTGATTTCCCTTTCAAACGGAAGCCTCACCTTTAATAACGGCATTGTAACTGCAGCCGATTTTTGTTTAAACACCTCAAAGGCAAAAATTGAGATAGCCGAAGAAAAAGAGCACTGCAACCTCTTTGTAACCCAGCAAAAATGCGAAAAATTCATCTATGCAGGAGCGGCATACACCAATAGGCTCTTAGCTCTCTCGCCTCCAAAACCTAAAAAATTTATCTCGATGAGCGCTTCTTTTTCGGACATAGACTTAGGCTTTTCGGCTCCCTTAAAAGAGCCGAGAGAAAAATTCGATAAATACGGCGTCAGCGAGTTCGGTCCCAAACTTTCTCCCAATTTAGTAGATAACGAGGCAAATTTTTTACCTAAAACAAGCACAAGTTTACCCTGA
- a CDS encoding YraN family protein, giving the protein MDSLGSKGENRISEWLTDKGYLILEQNWRTRTGEIDIIALDKTDQNRPCGVLVFIEVKTLLKTELSDLDLIINKKKQERIIKTAKCFLANHRKYNKMYIRFDVVVLQSNPFLEQPLKVLHLEDAFGDCYD; this is encoded by the coding sequence ATGGATTCTCTTGGATCAAAGGGAGAAAACCGAATATCCGAATGGCTTACAGATAAAGGCTACCTCATTTTAGAACAAAACTGGCGTACCCGCACGGGAGAAATAGACATAATTGCATTGGACAAAACCGATCAAAACCGGCCTTGCGGGGTCTTGGTTTTTATAGAAGTAAAAACCCTATTAAAAACGGAATTGAGCGATTTGGATCTTATTATCAACAAAAAAAAACAAGAACGGATTATAAAAACAGCTAAATGTTTTCTTGCAAATCATCGAAAATATAATAAGATGTATATAAGATTTGATGTGGTTGTGCTGCAATCAAACCCTTTTTTGGAACAGCCGCTTAAAGTATTACATTTAGAAGATGCTTTTGGAGATTGCTATGACTAG
- a CDS encoding Do family serine endopeptidase gives MHKVRKPFSATAGILLIILFSVFFLSARCSSNPENASTVYADSGLRTELSKESVSALESLQRANRELTSMILPSVVTLDVIETRKIQNNIDGFPWFFFNRPQEQKEGQGEREYEAEGMGSGVIVRKSGKTYYALTNQHVTGNAKTISVILYNGDKVKGKLVGSDQRKDVALVSFDYDKDLRVAVLGDSNTVQVGDLTYAIGAPLGYVSTVTSGIVSAVGRSGGPNRNNINDFIQTDAAINQGNSGGPLVNIYGEVIGINNWIVSSSGGSQGLAFSIPINNLKKAIDDFINSGEIKYGWLGVQLVEVKDKFREALNLKNIEGAFAGQVFLGSPADKGGIKPGDYIIEVNSAKVKDVDDILRIIADLKSGETSSFKILRRGKELLLTVKIEERDEKIVADSSKLWPGFVPSPLTDEIIKQLELKKGQNGVAVTSLQSKSPAAVMSLQPGDIIVKVNGKDVKDVLSFYDELSKASGEVWFDFIREGHNLVTPRIKK, from the coding sequence ATGCATAAAGTACGAAAACCATTTTCAGCAACGGCCGGAATTTTATTGATTATACTTTTCTCGGTATTTTTTCTTTCGGCACGTTGTTCAAGTAATCCCGAAAATGCATCGACGGTATACGCCGATTCCGGGTTAAGAACCGAACTAAGTAAGGAGTCCGTTTCGGCTCTTGAATCCCTTCAAAGAGCAAACCGCGAGCTTACCTCGATGATTTTACCCTCTGTAGTTACCCTTGATGTTATCGAAACAAGAAAGATTCAGAACAATATAGACGGCTTTCCTTGGTTTTTCTTTAACCGCCCTCAGGAACAAAAAGAAGGTCAGGGCGAAAGGGAATATGAAGCCGAAGGCATGGGTTCAGGCGTTATTGTAAGAAAAAGCGGTAAAACTTATTATGCTTTAACAAATCAACATGTTACGGGCAATGCAAAAACAATCTCGGTTATACTTTATAACGGAGATAAGGTTAAAGGAAAGTTAGTAGGCTCGGATCAAAGAAAAGATGTTGCCTTGGTTTCTTTTGATTATGATAAGGATTTAAGAGTTGCGGTTTTGGGAGATTCAAACACTGTGCAGGTCGGAGACCTTACATATGCAATCGGTGCTCCTTTAGGCTATGTATCGACTGTAACAAGCGGTATCGTAAGTGCTGTAGGCCGATCGGGAGGCCCTAACCGCAATAATATCAACGATTTTATTCAGACGGACGCAGCCATAAATCAAGGTAATTCGGGCGGTCCCTTGGTCAATATTTACGGTGAAGTTATAGGCATAAATAACTGGATTGTTTCATCAAGCGGCGGCTCCCAAGGTCTTGCCTTTTCTATTCCTATAAACAATCTAAAAAAAGCTATTGATGATTTTATCAATTCCGGCGAAATCAAATACGGTTGGCTGGGTGTGCAGCTGGTCGAAGTAAAAGATAAATTTAGAGAGGCTTTAAACTTAAAAAATATTGAAGGCGCCTTTGCAGGACAGGTTTTCTTAGGTTCTCCTGCAGATAAGGGCGGAATAAAGCCCGGTGATTATATTATTGAAGTAAATTCGGCAAAGGTTAAAGATGTTGACGACATTTTGCGTATTATCGCCGATTTAAAATCGGGCGAGACTTCTTCATTTAAGATTTTGCGCAGAGGAAAAGAACTTTTGCTTACGGTAAAAATAGAAGAACGGGATGAAAAAATTGTAGCCGATTCTTCAAAACTTTGGCCGGGCTTTGTTCCTTCACCTCTGACGGATGAAATTATAAAACAGCTGGAGCTTAAAAAAGGCCAAAACGGTGTTGCAGTAACAAGTTTGCAGTCTAAAAGCCCTGCCGCTGTTATGAGTTTACAGCCCGGAGATATTATCGTAAAGGTTAACGGAAAAGATGTAAAAGACGTTTTGAGCTTTTATGATGAGCTTTCAAAGGCGAGCGGTGAAGTTTGGTTTGACTTTATAAGAGAAGGTCATAATCTGGTTACCCCAAGAATTAAAAAATAA
- a CDS encoding hemolysin III family protein, which produces MKEEDKKIKRRYSIGEEIANAVTHGIGAGLSIAALVLLIIRAALYAPQDLKAGYIVGFTIFGASLIILYLFSTLYHALPLKAKKVFGIFDHCSIYVLIAGTYTAYCLSALHGAVGWTIFGIIWGMAVLGIVLYSIFGSKVRVLSVITYIPMGWLIIFAAKPLKEQLSLLSFKFLLIGGILYTAGCIFYAMKKVKWAHSIWHLFVMAGSIMHFFSLYYSL; this is translated from the coding sequence ATGAAAGAAGAAGATAAAAAAATTAAACGCAGATATTCTATAGGCGAAGAAATTGCAAATGCAGTAACCCACGGCATAGGGGCAGGTCTTTCGATTGCAGCCCTTGTGCTTTTAATTATAAGGGCAGCTCTTTATGCTCCGCAGGATTTGAAAGCCGGTTACATTGTGGGCTTTACAATTTTCGGTGCATCCCTGATAATTCTCTACCTTTTTTCGACCCTTTACCATGCTCTTCCCTTAAAGGCAAAAAAAGTATTCGGCATCTTTGATCACTGTTCAATCTATGTGCTGATAGCCGGAACATACACAGCCTATTGCCTTTCGGCACTTCACGGGGCCGTCGGCTGGACTATCTTCGGTATTATCTGGGGAATGGCCGTCCTAGGTATAGTCTTATACTCGATATTCGGAAGTAAGGTGAGAGTTCTATCGGTTATTACCTATATTCCCATGGGCTGGCTCATCATTTTTGCGGCGAAACCTTTAAAAGAACAGCTGTCCCTTTTAAGCTTTAAGTTTTTACTTATAGGCGGAATTCTTTACACTGCCGGCTGTATTTTTTATGCAATGAAGAAGGTAAAATGGGCTCACAGCATCTGGCATCTTTTTGTTATGGCCGGTAGCATAATGCACTTTTTTTCGCTTTATTACAGTTTATAA
- the serS gene encoding serine--tRNA ligase, with translation MLDYKFIKENLEAVKQNIKNRHMNADADKAVDLYDKRTALVTSLQNLQKERNDNSHSMKQKLSPEERQKLVDQGKTIKEKIAQVESDLAEAEKNLHEAVSKIPNMAHPKAPVGKEDSDNLEVKRCGTVPQFGFEPKDHVQIGQDLDIIDFEAGTKVSGVKFYFLKNEAVFLEQALIMYGLNILRKHGFKPFITPDVAKEEILYGIGFNPRGEESNVYSLEGEGSCLVATAEITLGGYHADEIIKKENLPLKYCGISHCFRREAGAAGQFSKGLYRVHQFLKLEMFVYCTPEESDALHEELRAIEEEIFNGLGIPFRVVDTCTGDLGAPAYRKWDLEAWMPGRNGGEWGEVTSTSNCTDYQARRLNIRYKDDDGKNKFLHTLNGTAIAMSRAMIAILENYQQADGSVKIPEALVHYCGFDKIC, from the coding sequence ATGTTAGATTACAAATTTATTAAAGAAAACCTTGAAGCCGTAAAACAAAATATTAAAAATCGGCATATGAATGCAGATGCCGATAAGGCTGTGGATCTGTACGATAAGCGGACTGCTCTTGTAACTTCCTTGCAGAATTTGCAAAAAGAAAGAAATGATAATTCCCACTCGATGAAACAAAAACTTAGTCCTGAAGAAAGGCAAAAGTTAGTCGATCAAGGGAAGACTATAAAAGAAAAAATTGCCCAAGTTGAATCCGATTTGGCTGAGGCAGAAAAAAACCTGCACGAAGCCGTAAGTAAAATTCCGAATATGGCTCATCCCAAAGCTCCCGTCGGTAAAGAAGATTCCGACAATTTGGAAGTGAAGCGCTGCGGTACCGTTCCGCAATTCGGGTTTGAACCCAAAGATCACGTCCAGATCGGACAAGATTTGGATATAATCGATTTTGAAGCAGGAACAAAGGTTTCAGGCGTTAAATTCTATTTTTTAAAAAACGAAGCGGTATTTTTAGAGCAAGCTCTAATCATGTACGGGCTTAACATATTGAGAAAACATGGGTTTAAACCCTTTATTACGCCTGATGTTGCAAAGGAAGAAATTTTATACGGCATCGGTTTTAACCCCCGCGGCGAAGAATCTAACGTATACTCTCTTGAAGGGGAAGGTTCCTGTTTGGTGGCAACGGCCGAGATTACACTCGGAGGTTATCATGCCGATGAGATAATAAAAAAAGAAAACTTACCTTTAAAATACTGCGGTATTTCTCACTGCTTTAGACGGGAGGCCGGAGCTGCAGGTCAGTTTTCCAAGGGCCTTTACCGTGTTCATCAATTTTTAAAACTCGAAATGTTTGTCTATTGTACTCCGGAAGAATCGGATGCCCTCCATGAAGAACTCCGTGCGATTGAAGAAGAAATATTCAATGGTTTAGGAATTCCCTTTAGGGTTGTAGATACCTGTACCGGAGACCTCGGTGCTCCCGCTTACAGAAAATGGGATTTGGAGGCTTGGATGCCCGGAAGAAACGGAGGAGAGTGGGGTGAGGTTACTTCGACTTCTAACTGTACCGATTATCAGGCACGGCGGTTAAACATACGCTACAAAGACGATGACGGTAAAAATAAATTTCTTCATACCTTAAACGGAACTGCCATTGCCATGTCCAGGGCGATGATAGCTATATTGGAAAACTATCAGCAAGCTGACGGCTCCGTAAAGATACCTGAAGCCCTTGTTCATTATTGCGGTTTTGATAAGATATGTTAA